The following proteins are co-located in the Theropithecus gelada isolate Dixy chromosome 19, Tgel_1.0, whole genome shotgun sequence genome:
- the LOC112612287 gene encoding histone H3.3-like, producing the protein MAGTKQTARKSTSGKAPRKQLATKAARKSAPSTGGVKKPHRYRPGTVALREIRCYQKSTELLIRKLPFQRLVREIAQDFKTDLRFQSAAMGALQEASEAYLIGLFEDTNLCAIHAKRVTIMPTDIQLARRIRGEHA; encoded by the coding sequence ATGGCTGGTACAAAGCAGACTGCCCGCAAATCGACCAGTGGTAAAGCACCCAGGAAGCAACTGGCTACAAAAGCCGCTCGCAAGAGTGCGCCCTCTACTGGAGGGGTGAAGAAACCTCATCGTTACAGGCCTGGTACTGTGGCACTCCGTGAAATTAGATGTTATCAGAAGTCCACTGAACTTCTGATTCGCAAACTTCCCTTCCAGCGTCTGGTGCGAGAAATTGCTCAGGACTTTAAAACAGATCTGCGCTTCCAGAGCGCAGCTATGGGTGCTTTGCAGGAGGCAAGTGAGGCCTATCTGATTGGCCTCTTTGAAGACACCAACCTGTGTGCTATCCATGCCAAACGTGTAACAATTATGCCAACAGACATCCAGCTAGCACGCCGCATACGTGGAGAACATGCTTAA